In a single window of the Blastopirellula marina genome:
- a CDS encoding LacI family DNA-binding transcriptional regulator: MNVEFDRPKRVRLVDIAEKVGVSRRSVSAVLLGTGGSRVSVGEEKAKEIQRVAKSMGYQPNLAARQLVGKRSHTFGLLVASAGDPLRSFLIQHLDEEAAAHGNRTLIGNTVVAPDRFDKNVQLFTNSGVDGVLCAVHNWLPGDRLALLTQHPCTVFYEDPGIRDACFVSVDRAGAIHQATRHLIERGRQRIGLALTAKSKRSQKDRLRGYKQALSESSLKYEPELVFYASPKHKDAYARHDVDSLKWSFPEAVIDDLIQRIVIDQSADAIIAQDDYWAATLIKRLHRSGIRVPDDISIVGYLNHYLTDFTAPALTTIDLNHMAAAKEMVSMLEKMISGDSLPLEQRQVLVQPKLIQREST, translated from the coding sequence ATGAATGTTGAATTCGACCGGCCCAAAAGAGTCCGTTTAGTCGATATCGCCGAAAAAGTAGGTGTTTCCAGGCGATCGGTCTCAGCCGTCCTGCTCGGAACAGGTGGAAGTCGTGTCAGCGTCGGAGAAGAAAAGGCGAAAGAAATTCAGCGGGTTGCCAAGTCGATGGGCTACCAACCCAATCTCGCGGCACGCCAGCTAGTCGGAAAGCGTTCACACACTTTTGGATTGCTGGTCGCATCGGCGGGCGATCCACTGCGTTCGTTCCTGATTCAGCATCTCGATGAAGAAGCTGCGGCACACGGCAATCGTACCCTGATCGGAAATACCGTCGTTGCCCCAGACCGCTTCGATAAGAACGTTCAGCTATTCACCAACAGCGGCGTCGATGGCGTTCTATGCGCAGTGCACAATTGGTTACCAGGTGACCGTCTCGCCCTGTTGACGCAGCATCCTTGTACCGTCTTCTATGAAGATCCAGGGATTCGCGATGCATGCTTTGTATCCGTCGACCGCGCAGGGGCGATCCATCAAGCGACAAGACATCTCATTGAGCGGGGCCGTCAGCGGATTGGCCTGGCATTAACAGCCAAATCGAAGAGAAGTCAGAAAGATCGCCTACGTGGCTACAAACAGGCACTAAGCGAGAGTAGCCTAAAATACGAGCCGGAGTTGGTCTTCTACGCTTCGCCAAAACACAAAGATGCGTACGCTCGTCACGACGTTGATAGCTTGAAATGGAGCTTTCCTGAGGCAGTAATTGATGACCTCATCCAAAGGATTGTTATAGATCAATCGGCAGACGCCATTATCGCCCAGGACGATTATTGGGCAGCCACACTCATAAAGAGACTACATCGAAGCGGGATTCGCGTTCCAGACGATATAAGTATTGTCGGTTACTTGAATCATTACCTAACAGATTTTACTGCTCCTGCGCTTACCACTATTGATCTGAACCATATGGCTGCGGCGAAGGAAATGGTATCGATGCTCGAGAAAATGATCAGCGGCGATTCATTACCCTTGGAACAGCGACAGGTTTTGGTGCAACCTAAGTTAATCCAACGTGAATCAACTTAG
- a CDS encoding SOS response-associated peptidase translates to MCGRYTLRARLNQLLQMYSAQSEIEISPRYNIAPSQKVPVLRLGEDSGMREIVLMRWGLIPSWAKDEKIGYKMINARSETIQEKPSYRSAFKRRRCLVLADGFFEWQRQGSKKQPYLFQKKDGAPYGYAGLWETWTKGHQPMQSCTIITTTANELVEDVHDRMPVILQERHLENWLNPEFDHVDRLKAMLAPYPSDEMQRYPVDPMVGSPKNDKPECVEPIELG, encoded by the coding sequence ATGTGTGGCCGCTACACTCTTCGTGCCCGGCTTAATCAACTGCTCCAGATGTACTCGGCGCAGTCAGAGATTGAGATTTCACCGCGGTACAACATTGCGCCCTCGCAAAAAGTTCCCGTCTTACGATTAGGTGAGGACAGCGGTATGCGGGAGATCGTTCTGATGCGTTGGGGCTTGATTCCATCTTGGGCAAAAGACGAGAAGATCGGCTACAAAATGATCAACGCACGCAGCGAGACGATTCAGGAGAAGCCATCATATCGATCCGCATTCAAAAGACGCCGCTGCCTGGTATTGGCCGATGGCTTTTTCGAATGGCAGAGACAAGGCAGCAAGAAGCAACCATACCTGTTTCAAAAGAAGGATGGAGCACCTTACGGTTACGCCGGCCTGTGGGAAACCTGGACGAAAGGACACCAGCCGATGCAGTCGTGCACGATCATCACCACGACTGCTAACGAACTTGTTGAGGACGTTCACGACCGAATGCCAGTAATCCTACAAGAACGACATCTGGAAAACTGGCTAAACCCTGAATTTGACCACGTCGACCGACTCAAGGCGATGCTTGCACCCTATCCGTCCGATGAGATGCAACGCTACCCGGTCGACCCAATGGTAGGCAGCCCAAAGAACGATAAGCCAGAGTGTGTGGAGCCAATCGAATTGGGGTAG
- a CDS encoding Y-family DNA polymerase, with translation MSSQAQPQRVLCCWFPNWSVQRLVANQPELRRSMVILTEHTKRGDFVYQCNNLAKRRGVQPGMPVSEAETLAKAHDSLELRQICPDQDKTALVEMALCCEPYSFCIGLEEADRPECLLMDVTGIAHFFSDEYGLMEQLQRELSSQGFETKLAIANTVGMAWAVTHCLEQEQRAIIPATDCAFQNKLPVKTLRLPETILAKLQRLGIYTIGQVQKLDRCSLWSRFGEELLRRIDQLSGERAESISPCRPVPRFIVSRHLDDGLSQPKIIEQLGFSLLEQLVSLLSSMRLGTRHLHCHFVTENQTEHEINIRLCAATADVRRLADLMRLQLERQHWNAPLIGLRLEALEVAPLDRPQQEMFEGTTHDQTCRLSQLLDRVSSRLGDEAVMRPVCRPNPIPELSVRLVPITEVSSAKTVEQNALLPLDRPTALFLSPRPIEVIAVIPDGPPTALFWKSDRFEIAQHWGPERIEFGWWLGPFVRRDYYHVATTEGKRLWVFRRLQDNRWFWHGEWF, from the coding sequence ATGAGTTCTCAGGCCCAGCCACAAAGGGTTCTCTGTTGCTGGTTTCCTAACTGGTCCGTTCAACGACTCGTTGCTAATCAACCAGAACTGAGACGATCTATGGTGATTCTCACTGAGCATACAAAACGGGGGGACTTTGTTTATCAATGCAACAATTTGGCGAAGCGACGTGGGGTACAACCTGGCATGCCTGTCTCGGAAGCAGAGACCTTGGCCAAAGCCCACGATTCACTCGAGCTGAGACAAATATGCCCTGATCAGGACAAAACCGCCCTGGTTGAGATGGCCCTATGCTGTGAGCCCTACAGCTTTTGCATCGGCCTGGAAGAAGCAGATCGTCCCGAATGCCTGTTGATGGACGTGACTGGCATCGCCCACTTCTTTTCAGATGAATACGGACTGATGGAACAATTGCAACGGGAGCTTTCGTCTCAAGGATTCGAAACCAAGTTAGCGATCGCCAACACCGTGGGAATGGCGTGGGCAGTTACCCACTGTCTGGAACAAGAACAGAGAGCAATCATCCCCGCTACGGATTGTGCGTTTCAGAATAAGCTGCCTGTAAAAACGTTGCGTCTTCCCGAGACGATTCTGGCCAAGCTACAACGGCTGGGCATTTACACGATCGGTCAGGTACAAAAATTAGACCGCTGCTCGCTTTGGTCCCGATTCGGGGAGGAGCTTCTGAGGCGAATAGATCAGTTATCCGGCGAACGTGCCGAATCGATTTCGCCTTGTCGACCTGTGCCTAGATTTATCGTCTCACGACACCTGGACGATGGACTTAGCCAACCAAAAATCATCGAGCAGCTTGGGTTCTCACTGCTCGAACAATTGGTGAGTTTACTGTCTTCGATGCGGCTGGGAACTCGCCATCTGCATTGCCACTTTGTTACCGAAAATCAAACCGAACACGAAATCAACATTCGGTTGTGTGCTGCTACTGCTGATGTTCGCCGCTTGGCCGACCTGATGCGTTTACAGCTGGAGCGACAGCATTGGAACGCCCCCTTGATTGGCCTTCGCCTAGAGGCTTTAGAGGTAGCTCCCCTGGATCGTCCTCAGCAGGAAATGTTTGAGGGGACAACTCACGATCAGACTTGTCGCCTTTCTCAACTTTTAGATCGAGTTAGTAGTCGACTCGGCGATGAGGCCGTGATGCGACCTGTTTGTCGCCCCAATCCCATTCCAGAGCTGTCGGTTCGATTAGTACCCATAACCGAGGTATCCTCCGCCAAAACGGTAGAGCAGAATGCATTGCTTCCCTTGGACCGTCCCACGGCCTTGTTCCTCTCTCCACGGCCCATCGAAGTCATCGCGGTAATCCCTGATGGTCCTCCCACTGCGCTATTTTGGAAATCAGATCGCTTTGAGATTGCCCAACACTGGGGGCCAGAACGAATTGAATTCGGCTGGTGGCTAGGACCTTTTGTGCGACGCGACTACTACCACGTTGCAACGACCGAGGGGAAACGGCTGTGGGTATTTCGACGTTTGCAAGACAATCGCTGGTTCTGGCACGGGGAATGGTTCTGA
- a CDS encoding error-prone DNA polymerase, with the protein MRYAELHCLTNFSFLEAASHPEELVTRAAELDYSALAITDRNTLAGVVRAHTAAKDHNIKIIIGSEIVPIDGPPVALWATCREGYANLCRLITLGRRLAPKGECYLTVEDIAAHTPGVLAGIVPSEHSEQLSLEDLHRYREIFGDAAYLLAELHHGPHDRYRLDWLRTCSHKSALPLVAAGNVLFHIQERKPLHDVLTAIRLRTSVAQAEAHLQPNGQRHLRPQDRLQAIFAEIPEALRRTQEIADRCMFRLDELRYEYPEELAPVGMTPMQYLRHLTWEGAAHRFPKGISGKVQQLLEHELRLIEDLRYEPYFLTVWDLMRFARSQEILCQGRGSAANSAVCYCLGITSVNPARIDVLFERFISRERDEAPDIDVDFEHERREEVLQYVYEKYGRDRAGIAAVTITYRPRSAIRDVGKALGLSLDIVDRLAKNADHYRATTDFAARCGEMGLDAKSNLGQKFLYLVRELIGFPRHLSQHTGGMVITRGPLHDLVPIENATMPGRTVVQWNKDDLDDLGILKVDCLALGMLTAIRKMFQMIEANTGQKHTLASIPEGDSKVYDMICRADTIGIFQIESRAQMSMLPRLKPRCYYDLVIEVAIVRPGPIQGNMVHPYLRRRFGEEETIYPNEAIREVLKKTLGVPLFQEQCMQLAIVAAGFTPGEADQLRRAMGAWRRPGIIDQFRAKLLNGMKKHGLEGEFAERVFQQIRGFGEYGFPESHAASFALLVYISAWLKYYYPAEFAASIINSQPMGFYAPSQIISDAQKHQVPVWPIDVNRSDWDCTIENQGIRLGLRLVGGFPQQVAKKISETRSEAPFSSMSDFIRRTRLPQAQIEILADADALASLQGSRRDALWNALSLDRKPRQQWLFDQVDDPTEPLVTLPVMSQEEEVYADYRSTGLSLRSHPIAFQRERLKRLQVTPASELPNIPNESLVKVAGIVLLRQRPSTAKGITFVTLEDETGTINLVIHHKTWERFRKITRHSQAWIAHGRLEAKDTVIHVVVRRLEDLSSRLLSLHTKSRDFR; encoded by the coding sequence ATGCGTTACGCCGAACTCCACTGCCTAACCAATTTTTCCTTTCTAGAAGCAGCCTCACATCCTGAAGAATTAGTTACCCGTGCGGCTGAGTTAGACTATTCCGCGTTGGCCATTACCGACCGAAATACCTTAGCCGGGGTTGTGCGGGCTCACACCGCCGCCAAAGATCACAACATCAAGATCATCATCGGTTCAGAAATTGTGCCCATCGATGGCCCACCGGTTGCCCTCTGGGCTACTTGTCGAGAAGGTTATGCCAATCTCTGTCGACTGATTACATTAGGACGGCGACTGGCTCCCAAGGGAGAATGCTACCTTACCGTTGAAGACATCGCGGCCCACACGCCAGGTGTTTTAGCAGGCATCGTTCCTTCAGAGCATTCTGAGCAACTATCCTTAGAAGATTTGCATCGCTATCGGGAGATCTTCGGTGATGCTGCTTACCTGTTGGCAGAACTGCATCACGGCCCGCACGACCGGTATCGCCTCGATTGGCTGCGAACGTGTTCTCATAAGTCCGCTCTTCCCTTAGTCGCAGCTGGCAACGTGCTGTTCCATATTCAGGAGCGAAAACCGCTGCATGATGTTCTCACCGCAATTCGGCTACGTACTTCAGTCGCCCAGGCAGAAGCACATCTACAACCGAATGGACAGCGGCATCTACGACCACAGGACAGGCTGCAAGCGATCTTCGCCGAAATACCCGAGGCTCTTCGTCGTACACAGGAAATTGCCGACCGGTGCATGTTTCGCTTGGATGAACTTCGTTACGAGTACCCGGAAGAACTGGCTCCAGTCGGGATGACGCCTATGCAGTACCTTCGGCATTTGACCTGGGAGGGGGCAGCCCACCGTTTTCCCAAAGGCATCTCTGGGAAGGTTCAGCAGCTATTGGAACACGAACTGCGGCTGATTGAAGACCTGCGATATGAGCCCTATTTTCTCACGGTATGGGATCTGATGCGGTTTGCCCGCTCGCAAGAGATTTTATGCCAAGGACGGGGATCGGCCGCCAACTCAGCCGTCTGCTATTGCCTGGGAATTACCTCTGTCAATCCTGCAAGAATCGATGTCTTGTTTGAGCGGTTCATCAGTCGGGAGCGGGACGAGGCCCCTGATATCGATGTCGATTTCGAGCACGAACGCAGGGAAGAGGTTCTGCAGTACGTCTACGAAAAGTACGGGCGAGACCGAGCTGGCATCGCCGCGGTAACTATCACCTATCGTCCTCGTTCCGCTATTCGCGACGTGGGCAAAGCCTTGGGGCTTTCACTCGACATAGTCGATCGCCTAGCTAAGAACGCGGATCATTACCGAGCCACCACCGACTTCGCGGCGCGATGCGGCGAGATGGGGCTGGATGCCAAATCGAATCTCGGCCAGAAATTTCTCTACCTGGTCCGGGAACTCATCGGATTTCCCCGGCATCTTTCACAACACACAGGCGGCATGGTAATCACTCGAGGTCCACTGCATGACCTGGTTCCCATCGAAAACGCAACCATGCCAGGGCGAACCGTGGTTCAGTGGAACAAGGACGATCTTGACGATCTGGGCATTCTCAAGGTCGATTGCCTAGCACTGGGAATGCTGACCGCAATTCGCAAAATGTTTCAGATGATCGAAGCTAACACCGGCCAAAAACATACTCTGGCCAGCATTCCCGAAGGAGATTCCAAGGTTTACGACATGATCTGCAGGGCGGATACAATCGGCATCTTTCAGATTGAAAGCCGTGCCCAGATGAGCATGCTGCCTCGTTTGAAACCGCGATGTTATTACGACTTGGTTATTGAAGTAGCGATCGTGCGGCCAGGGCCAATCCAAGGGAACATGGTTCACCCCTACTTGCGCCGCCGGTTTGGCGAAGAAGAGACGATCTACCCCAACGAGGCAATTCGTGAAGTGCTGAAGAAAACTCTTGGGGTTCCCCTCTTTCAAGAGCAATGCATGCAATTGGCAATCGTCGCCGCAGGCTTTACCCCAGGCGAAGCCGATCAGCTTCGACGGGCTATGGGAGCCTGGCGACGTCCCGGGATCATCGACCAGTTCCGCGCTAAACTGTTAAACGGTATGAAGAAGCATGGTCTGGAAGGTGAATTTGCCGAGAGAGTCTTCCAGCAGATCCGTGGATTCGGAGAGTACGGTTTTCCGGAAAGTCACGCGGCAAGTTTTGCTCTCCTGGTTTATATTTCTGCCTGGCTCAAATATTACTATCCGGCCGAGTTCGCCGCTTCGATCATTAACAGTCAGCCCATGGGATTCTATGCTCCATCCCAGATCATTTCTGACGCCCAAAAGCATCAAGTGCCGGTCTGGCCTATCGACGTCAACCGTAGCGATTGGGACTGTACGATTGAGAACCAAGGAATTCGATTGGGACTTCGTCTGGTGGGAGGTTTCCCACAACAAGTCGCTAAGAAAATCTCAGAAACGCGAAGCGAAGCCCCATTTAGTTCTATGTCCGACTTTATTCGGCGCACCAGGCTTCCCCAAGCACAAATTGAAATCCTGGCTGATGCGGACGCTTTAGCCAGCCTACAAGGATCTCGCCGAGACGCCCTCTGGAATGCTCTTTCACTCGACAGGAAGCCGCGACAACAGTGGCTGTTCGATCAAGTCGATGACCCGACCGAACCACTCGTCACCTTGCCGGTAATGTCCCAGGAGGAAGAAGTCTACGCCGACTACCGATCCACGGGACTTTCGCTGAGATCACACCCTATCGCATTTCAGAGGGAACGTTTGAAACGACTACAAGTCACTCCCGCTAGTGAGCTTCCCAATATTCCGAATGAATCCTTAGTCAAAGTCGCCGGAATTGTCCTCTTGCGACAGCGTCCCAGCACGGCCAAAGGAATCACGTTTGTGACGCTGGAAGACGAAACCGGTACGATAAACTTGGTCATACACCACAAGACTTGGGAGCGGTTTCGAAAGATTACCAGGCATTCTCAGGCCTGGATCGCCCATGGGAGGCTGGAAGCCAAGGATACCGTGATTCACGTAGTAGTGCGGCGACTGGAAGACTTAAGTTCACGCTTGCTCTCGCTTCATACGAAATCACGTGACTTTCGCTAG
- a CDS encoding FixH family protein, with translation MPPNRFRVNACYFAICTFAFSCLLGCGITNTSDEAANINVDLVLEPSPPQVGTASVTLELSDLNGQPISGGKIELEGNMNHAGMKPVFSQLEERKPGTYVGELQFTMGGDWFVLVTGELPDNVQINEKVEVPGVTSPR, from the coding sequence ATGCCCCCAAATCGTTTTCGAGTAAATGCGTGTTATTTTGCCATCTGCACTTTTGCGTTCTCGTGTCTCTTGGGATGCGGGATTACTAACACTTCGGACGAAGCTGCGAACATTAACGTTGACTTAGTACTCGAACCATCGCCGCCACAGGTTGGTACAGCAAGTGTCACGCTTGAATTGTCTGACCTGAATGGCCAGCCAATTTCCGGCGGCAAGATAGAACTCGAAGGAAACATGAACCATGCCGGAATGAAGCCCGTGTTTTCTCAATTGGAAGAAAGAAAGCCTGGCACGTACGTAGGGGAGCTTCAATTTACGATGGGAGGAGACTGGTTTGTGCTCGTCACGGGGGAGCTACCAGACAATGTTCAAATCAATGAAAAAGTCGAGGTACCAGGAGTCACTAGTCCACGATGA
- a CDS encoding CRTAC1 family protein has protein sequence MNQYSDSQRGSPFLRRLFIVVGCIVVAIIALTLFVVFKGPWDENSEVSESLPNDAVEEFYVGVSSLDVEANQRAREIFESLSEKIPNESAVWANYGIALLRLNEIDAAKEALQKAREIAPNDDRIIWLQAMIEERAGQYDAAIDLIRALNTPDIKALYLLADLVERTGRSSADEERLVLLKRILTQAPDNLLVQLSRARIAAKLQNKDELQAALQNLDELQASWNETALSKYESSTNAANSDDFRKVGREILMLENVLKPTPIYQQSLAAVQETNHTLGQPIRGFMNLAPPSVVVAEADRKLHFALQSRNAEASRLQMFWALALSGERHSNIVWNGNQLHIDNKTPLPVPSSMNQSQIDISSLLGVDLNSDFRLDVVAVGENGLVIYVQNPKGEFSSVIPQEELKDFFQQSWAGVWAIDIEADGDLDLLLSPPPSKEGQSETPATCQILRNNGDMTFSKISSLESIPPLRNLHWIDFDNDGDGDVVGLDTEGRLLIAWNERSGQYTSPEVIASPVTILSTDTADTDGDGIVELITLDDSGDVRRWSYDDTDKKWTTITLVHWNDIGELRNSSDWERINLRLADIDNNGAVDLIASAGMKTAIWLSEGTESFIQLTDTPDMFVNQVVDANDDGRLDLIGISKNGVATAINQGEKAYGWISIKPQANPNPGDQRINSFGIGGKIEIFAGQLRRTAPIQSPIVHFGIGENPKTGVARVTWPNGTSQAEFNLNSGESIIAAQRLKGSCPWVFVRNAKEIHFVKDFIWRSPLGLKINSQETAGVSQTEDWIKIPGELLSSLDGTYEIRITADLWETHFFDHVSLMTVDHPPSMEVYVDERFVPTSVPDLRLHCVTPPTPFELVKDEQGDDVTDQLTQVDQVYVDSFPLGRFQGVAEDHWIEFEIPADVSPDRSLCLIGSGWIYPTDSSLNVAISQGSFPKPHGLVLEAYEHERTQETTVVPGQWKVVSDNLGFLAGKNKTVVLPLPNPSGQSGTRRYRLRTNLEIYWDFLGWSVREDDTAIATNVLDCITSDLRYRGFSKLSAEDRRKPDLPIYDTIAATGPRWRDLQGYYTRFGEVGELLSETDDRYVIMNAGDEMVLKFPAQDEPPPGWTRDFVLVGDGWVKDGDFNTTHSKTVCPLPSHANAKYDREDSSLESDPVYLEHRTDWERFHTRYRTGAKVGH, from the coding sequence ATGAATCAGTACTCCGACAGCCAACGAGGCAGCCCATTTCTTCGTCGACTATTCATAGTCGTCGGTTGTATCGTGGTGGCGATCATCGCGTTGACACTCTTCGTGGTATTCAAGGGTCCCTGGGACGAGAACAGTGAAGTTTCCGAATCGCTACCTAATGATGCCGTCGAAGAATTTTACGTGGGCGTTTCATCTTTGGATGTTGAAGCGAACCAACGCGCTCGTGAGATATTCGAATCGTTGTCTGAGAAAATCCCCAACGAATCGGCGGTCTGGGCTAACTACGGCATTGCGTTATTACGACTGAACGAGATCGATGCTGCGAAAGAAGCACTTCAAAAGGCAAGGGAAATTGCCCCTAATGATGACCGAATAATCTGGTTGCAAGCGATGATTGAGGAGCGGGCGGGTCAGTACGATGCAGCAATCGATCTGATTCGTGCGTTAAATACTCCCGATATCAAAGCATTATACCTTTTGGCAGACCTTGTCGAGAGAACAGGACGTAGCTCGGCAGACGAGGAAAGACTAGTCCTTCTGAAACGTATTCTTACCCAGGCTCCGGATAATCTGTTGGTCCAACTGAGCCGTGCACGTATTGCTGCCAAACTGCAAAACAAGGACGAGCTTCAGGCGGCGTTGCAGAATCTTGATGAGCTACAAGCATCGTGGAATGAAACAGCCCTTTCAAAGTACGAATCGTCAACTAACGCTGCGAATAGCGATGATTTCAGAAAAGTTGGCAGAGAGATTCTGATGCTCGAAAATGTGTTGAAACCAACACCAATTTATCAGCAGAGTCTCGCAGCAGTTCAGGAAACAAATCATACGCTCGGGCAGCCGATTCGCGGTTTCATGAATCTCGCACCTCCCAGCGTAGTAGTCGCTGAAGCCGATCGGAAACTGCACTTCGCCCTCCAATCACGGAATGCGGAAGCATCTCGACTACAAATGTTCTGGGCATTGGCTTTGTCGGGCGAACGTCACTCGAACATCGTGTGGAATGGAAATCAGCTTCATATCGACAACAAGACTCCGCTGCCAGTTCCAAGTTCGATGAATCAATCCCAAATCGACATATCATCTCTGCTCGGCGTCGATTTGAATTCCGACTTTCGCCTTGATGTGGTGGCAGTGGGCGAGAATGGCTTGGTGATATATGTCCAAAATCCCAAGGGAGAATTCAGTTCAGTCATTCCCCAGGAAGAACTTAAGGACTTCTTTCAACAATCATGGGCGGGTGTTTGGGCGATCGATATTGAGGCAGACGGTGACTTGGACTTGTTGCTAAGTCCTCCACCTTCAAAGGAAGGCCAAAGCGAGACGCCAGCGACGTGTCAGATTCTTCGCAACAACGGTGACATGACCTTCAGCAAGATTAGTTCGTTAGAAAGTATACCACCACTACGCAATTTGCATTGGATCGATTTCGACAATGATGGTGATGGAGATGTCGTTGGGCTGGATACAGAAGGCCGGCTATTGATCGCTTGGAATGAACGTTCAGGACAATACACATCGCCAGAAGTCATCGCCAGTCCAGTCACTATTCTGTCGACAGACACTGCCGATACGGACGGCGATGGCATTGTTGAATTGATCACGCTCGATGACAGCGGTGACGTCCGCCGGTGGTCGTATGACGACACCGATAAAAAATGGACGACTATCACTTTGGTCCACTGGAATGATATAGGCGAACTACGAAACTCTTCAGACTGGGAGCGAATCAATCTGCGACTAGCAGACATCGATAATAACGGTGCCGTCGATCTCATTGCTTCCGCAGGAATGAAAACGGCTATCTGGTTAAGCGAAGGAACTGAAAGTTTCATTCAACTTACGGATACGCCGGACATGTTTGTTAACCAAGTTGTTGATGCAAACGATGATGGAAGACTGGATCTTATCGGAATCTCGAAGAACGGCGTGGCTACTGCCATCAATCAAGGAGAAAAGGCTTACGGGTGGATTTCGATCAAACCGCAAGCAAACCCTAATCCGGGCGACCAGCGGATCAATTCATTTGGTATCGGAGGAAAAATTGAGATCTTCGCAGGCCAGCTTCGTCGCACGGCGCCAATTCAGTCGCCGATCGTTCATTTTGGAATTGGAGAGAATCCTAAGACAGGTGTGGCCAGGGTTACGTGGCCGAATGGAACTTCACAGGCAGAGTTCAACCTGAACTCAGGCGAATCGATCATTGCTGCTCAGCGGCTGAAAGGCTCATGTCCCTGGGTGTTTGTACGTAACGCGAAAGAAATTCACTTTGTCAAAGACTTCATCTGGCGATCTCCGTTAGGGCTGAAGATCAACTCTCAAGAGACAGCAGGTGTATCTCAAACCGAAGATTGGATCAAAATACCTGGTGAGTTACTGAGCTCACTTGATGGTACCTACGAAATAAGGATTACCGCAGATCTCTGGGAAACGCACTTCTTCGATCATGTATCACTCATGACGGTCGACCATCCTCCTTCCATGGAGGTGTATGTTGACGAGCGTTTCGTTCCGACCAGTGTTCCCGACCTGCGCTTACACTGCGTGACGCCGCCAACTCCGTTCGAATTGGTAAAAGACGAACAAGGAGATGATGTCACTGATCAGTTGACTCAAGTCGATCAGGTTTATGTTGATTCATTTCCACTGGGCCGATTCCAAGGCGTCGCGGAAGACCATTGGATAGAGTTCGAGATCCCGGCGGATGTCTCTCCAGATCGATCGTTGTGCTTAATTGGAAGTGGATGGATCTATCCAACAGATAGCTCTCTGAACGTGGCCATCTCGCAAGGAAGCTTTCCAAAACCACACGGCTTGGTACTTGAAGCCTATGAACATGAAAGGACTCAAGAAACGACGGTCGTGCCGGGGCAATGGAAGGTCGTGAGTGACAACCTAGGGTTCCTCGCAGGCAAGAATAAAACCGTCGTCCTTCCTTTGCCAAACCCGTCAGGACAATCGGGTACACGACGATATCGCTTGAGGACCAATCTGGAGATCTACTGGGACTTTTTGGGATGGTCCGTCAGAGAAGATGACACTGCGATCGCGACCAACGTTTTAGATTGCATCACTTCGGATCTTAGATACCGAGGGTTTTCGAAGTTGTCTGCCGAAGACCGTCGCAAACCAGACTTACCGATATATGACACGATTGCGGCGACTGGACCACGCTGGCGTGATCTTCAGGGCTACTACACCCGATTCGGTGAAGTGGGAGAGCTATTATCGGAGACAGACGACCGCTACGTCATTATGAATGCCGGAGACGAGATGGTATTGAAGTTCCCTGCACAAGATGAACCGCCCCCTGGATGGACTCGAGATTTCGTCCTTGTAGGAGATGGTTGGGTCAAGGACGGAGATTTCAATACAACCCACAGTAAGACCGTATGTCCGTTACCTAGCCACGCCAATGCAAAATACGATCGCGAAGATAGTTCCTTAGAGAGCGATCCTGTCTACCTTGAGCATCGCACGGACTGGGAGCGGTTTCATACTCGCTACCGAACGGGTGCCAAAGTCGGACATTAA